A single Calidifontibacter indicus DNA region contains:
- the gcvP gene encoding aminomethyl-transferring glycine dehydrogenase, whose protein sequence is MTNSTPGPDFVGRHIGPSQSEIDAMLEVIGYPSVDALVDKATPATIRISEALDVEAAPSEAAVLAELREKASRNKVLTSMIGLGYYGTHTPGVIKRNILENPAWYTAYTPYQPEISQGRLEALLNFQTVVSDLTGLQTSSASLLDEGTAVAEAMALMHRATRAKDDAVLLIDAQVLPQSIAVTQTRADAVGFEVVVADLRGATTADALRELAGDRPVFGVVVQYPAANGEIVDWAALGTAAHDAGALVTAAADLLALTLLKSPGEWGADIAVGTTQRFGVPMGFGGPHAGYMCVRDGLERNLPGRLVGVSIDADGAQAFRLALQTREQHIRREKATSNICTAQVLLAVMASMYAVYHGPDGLRRIAREVHGKAVGLAAALRAGGVELVADSFFDTLTAVVSGRADAVVSAALDRGVNVWRVDADHVSLSVDETTTEAELAAVAAAFGVNAPVPSDGTPTWAASLVRESHFLGHPVFSTHHSETEMLRYLRGLADRDYALDRGMIPLGSCTMKLNATTEMESITWPEFANLHPFAPADQTVGIRELIGELEQWLCAITGYDSVSLQPNAGAQGEFAGLLAIHAYHQAHGNGHRNVCLIPASAHGTNAASAAMAGMKVVVVKTAPTGEIDMDDLKLKLKQHGENLAAIMVTYPSTHGVYEDTITELCDLVHEAGGQVYVDGANLNALVGLAQPGVFGGDVSHLNLHKTFCIPHGGGGPGVGPVAVRSHLAPYLPNHPLSAHAGPATGVGPISAAPFGSASILPISWAYVRLMGGAGLTQATQAAVVNANYVAARLNEHYPVLYTGEGGLVAHECILDLRGLTKESGITVDDVAKRLIDYGFHAPTMSFPVAGTLMVEPTESESQAELDRFCEAMIAIRAEIQAVIDGAVSADDSVLRGAPHTALSLAGDWPYAYPRKEAAYPAGVDPLRKYWAPVRRIDGAYGDRNLICSCPAPEAYED, encoded by the coding sequence ATGACGAACAGCACCCCCGGCCCTGATTTCGTCGGCCGGCACATCGGTCCGTCGCAGTCGGAGATCGACGCCATGCTGGAGGTCATCGGTTACCCCAGCGTCGATGCCCTGGTCGACAAGGCGACCCCGGCCACCATCCGGATCAGCGAAGCCCTCGACGTCGAGGCCGCACCGAGCGAGGCGGCCGTGCTCGCCGAACTGCGGGAGAAGGCGTCTCGCAACAAGGTGCTCACCTCGATGATCGGCCTCGGCTACTACGGCACCCACACCCCGGGCGTCATCAAGCGCAACATCCTGGAGAACCCCGCCTGGTACACCGCGTACACGCCCTACCAGCCGGAGATCTCCCAGGGCCGGCTCGAGGCACTCCTGAACTTCCAGACGGTCGTCTCCGACCTGACCGGCCTGCAGACCTCGTCGGCGAGCCTGCTCGACGAGGGCACCGCGGTCGCCGAGGCGATGGCGCTGATGCACCGCGCCACCCGGGCCAAGGACGACGCCGTCCTGCTGATCGACGCGCAGGTGCTGCCGCAGTCGATCGCGGTCACCCAGACCCGCGCCGACGCGGTCGGCTTCGAGGTGGTCGTCGCCGACCTGCGCGGCGCCACCACCGCCGACGCGCTGCGCGAACTGGCCGGTGACCGTCCGGTCTTCGGTGTCGTGGTGCAGTACCCCGCCGCGAACGGAGAGATCGTCGACTGGGCCGCTCTGGGCACCGCGGCGCACGACGCCGGTGCGCTGGTCACTGCCGCGGCCGACCTGCTGGCCCTCACCCTGTTGAAGTCGCCGGGCGAGTGGGGCGCCGACATCGCGGTCGGCACCACCCAACGCTTCGGTGTGCCGATGGGCTTCGGCGGCCCGCACGCCGGCTACATGTGCGTGCGCGACGGCCTGGAGCGCAACCTGCCCGGACGCCTGGTCGGCGTGTCGATCGACGCGGACGGCGCGCAGGCGTTCCGGCTCGCGCTGCAGACCCGCGAGCAGCACATCCGCCGTGAGAAGGCGACCAGCAACATCTGCACGGCGCAGGTGCTGCTGGCCGTGATGGCATCGATGTACGCCGTCTACCACGGCCCCGACGGACTGCGCCGGATCGCTCGCGAGGTGCACGGCAAGGCCGTCGGTCTCGCCGCGGCGCTGCGTGCCGGGGGAGTCGAGCTCGTCGCCGACAGCTTCTTCGACACGCTGACCGCGGTCGTCTCCGGCCGGGCCGACGCCGTCGTGTCGGCGGCGCTCGACCGCGGCGTCAACGTGTGGCGGGTCGACGCCGACCACGTCAGCTTGAGCGTCGACGAGACCACCACCGAGGCCGAGTTGGCCGCCGTGGCCGCCGCCTTCGGCGTCAACGCGCCCGTGCCCTCCGACGGCACCCCGACCTGGGCGGCGTCGCTGGTGCGTGAGTCGCACTTCCTCGGCCACCCGGTGTTCAGCACCCACCACAGCGAGACCGAGATGCTGCGCTACCTGCGCGGTCTCGCCGACCGCGACTACGCGCTCGACCGCGGCATGATCCCGCTCGGCTCCTGCACGATGAAGCTGAACGCCACCACGGAGATGGAGTCGATCACCTGGCCGGAGTTTGCGAACCTGCACCCGTTCGCACCGGCCGATCAGACCGTCGGCATCCGTGAGCTCATCGGCGAACTCGAGCAGTGGTTGTGCGCGATCACCGGCTACGACTCGGTGTCGCTGCAGCCGAACGCCGGCGCGCAGGGCGAGTTCGCCGGACTGCTCGCGATCCACGCCTACCACCAGGCGCACGGCAACGGACACCGCAATGTCTGCCTCATCCCGGCGTCCGCGCACGGCACCAACGCCGCGTCGGCCGCGATGGCCGGCATGAAGGTGGTCGTCGTGAAGACCGCGCCGACCGGCGAGATCGACATGGACGACCTGAAGCTGAAGTTGAAGCAGCACGGCGAGAACCTCGCCGCGATCATGGTCACCTACCCCTCGACCCACGGCGTGTACGAGGACACCATCACCGAGCTGTGCGACCTCGTGCACGAGGCCGGCGGCCAGGTGTACGTCGACGGCGCCAACCTCAACGCGCTCGTCGGCCTTGCCCAGCCGGGTGTCTTCGGTGGTGACGTGTCGCACCTCAACCTGCACAAGACCTTTTGCATCCCGCACGGCGGCGGTGGCCCGGGCGTCGGTCCGGTGGCGGTGCGTTCGCACCTCGCGCCGTACCTGCCCAACCACCCGCTGTCGGCCCACGCCGGCCCTGCGACCGGGGTCGGTCCGATCTCGGCCGCGCCGTTCGGTTCGGCGTCGATCCTGCCGATCTCGTGGGCCTACGTGCGCCTCATGGGTGGCGCCGGTCTGACCCAGGCCACCCAGGCCGCGGTCGTCAACGCCAACTACGTCGCCGCCCGGTTGAACGAGCACTACCCGGTGCTCTACACCGGCGAGGGCGGCCTCGTCGCGCACGAGTGCATTCTCGACCTGCGCGGGCTGACCAAGGAATCGGGCATCACCGTCGACGACGTCGCCAAGCGACTCATCGACTACGGCTTCCACGCGCCGACGATGTCGTTCCCGGTGGCCGGCACGCTGATGGTCGAGCCGACCGAGTCGGAGAGCCAGGCCGAGCTCGACCGTTTCTGCGAGGCGATGATCGCCATCCGCGCCGAGATCCAGGCCGTCATCGACGGTGCGGTCAGCGCCGACGACAGCGTGTTGCGCGGCGCCCCGCACACCGCGCTGAGCCTGGCCGGCGACTGGCCTTACGCCTACCCCCGCAAGGAGGCCGCGTACCCGGCCGGTGTCGACCCGCTGCGCAAGTACTGGGCGCCGGTGCGCCGCATCGACGGGGCGTACGGCGACCGCAACCTGATCTGCTCCTGCCCGGCGCCTGAGGCGTACGAGGACTGA
- a CDS encoding pyridoxal phosphate-dependent aminotransferase produces the protein MRTIRQSRKLQGVRYDVRGPILVEAQRLEAEGHRILKLNIGNTAPFGFEAPEAIVADMVQALPDAQGYSDSRGIYSARTAVAQYYQSRGFRDAVVDDVFIGNGVSELITMVLQTFIDDGNEILVPAPDYPLWTGAVTLSGGIPVHYRCDEENGWNPDLEDIESKITANTHAMVIINPNNPTGAVYSPEIVKGLIDIARRHDLVVMADEIYEKILFDDAVHHHAATYAADDVLCLTFSGLSKAYRVCGYRAGWVFITGPKHLATDFLEGLTLLANMRMCANVPAQHAIQTALGGYQSINELIVPGGRFYEQSKLASKLLNDIPGVSCVEPQGALYCFPRLDPEVYKIDDDQQFVIDLLRAKKILVTHGTGFNWFEPDHFRLVTLPDVELLTEAIGRIDEFLATMR, from the coding sequence ATGCGCACCATCCGACAATCCCGCAAGCTGCAGGGAGTCCGTTACGACGTCCGTGGACCGATCCTCGTCGAGGCCCAGCGCCTCGAGGCCGAGGGCCACCGGATCCTCAAGCTGAACATCGGCAACACCGCCCCGTTCGGTTTCGAGGCCCCCGAGGCGATCGTGGCCGACATGGTGCAGGCACTGCCCGACGCCCAGGGTTACAGCGACTCGCGCGGCATCTACAGCGCTCGCACCGCAGTCGCGCAGTACTACCAGTCGCGCGGTTTCCGCGACGCGGTCGTCGACGACGTGTTCATCGGCAACGGTGTCTCCGAGCTCATCACGATGGTGCTGCAGACCTTCATCGACGACGGCAACGAGATCCTCGTGCCGGCGCCCGACTACCCGCTGTGGACCGGCGCGGTCACCCTGTCCGGCGGCATCCCGGTGCACTACCGGTGCGACGAGGAGAACGGCTGGAACCCCGACCTCGAGGACATCGAGTCGAAGATCACCGCCAACACCCACGCGATGGTGATCATCAACCCGAACAACCCGACCGGCGCCGTCTACTCCCCCGAGATCGTCAAGGGCCTCATCGACATCGCCCGCCGCCACGACCTGGTGGTGATGGCCGACGAGATCTACGAGAAGATCCTGTTCGACGACGCCGTGCACCACCACGCCGCCACCTACGCGGCCGACGACGTCCTCTGCCTCACCTTCTCCGGGTTGTCGAAGGCCTACCGGGTCTGCGGTTACCGCGCCGGCTGGGTGTTCATCACCGGCCCGAAGCACCTCGCCACCGACTTCCTGGAGGGCCTGACCCTGCTGGCGAACATGCGCATGTGCGCCAACGTGCCGGCCCAGCACGCCATCCAGACCGCGCTCGGTGGCTACCAGTCGATCAACGAACTCATCGTGCCCGGCGGCCGGTTCTACGAGCAGAGCAAGCTGGCGTCCAAGCTGCTCAACGACATTCCCGGCGTGAGTTGCGTCGAACCCCAGGGCGCGCTGTATTGCTTCCCGCGCCTCGACCCCGAGGTCTACAAGATCGACGACGACCAGCAGTTCGTGATCGACCTGCTGCGTGCGAAGAAGATCCTCGTTACCCACGGCACGGGCTTCAACTGGTTCGAACCCGACCACTTCCGGTTGGTGACGCTGCCCGACGTCGAACTGCTCACCGAGGCGATCGGCCGCATCGACGAGTTCCTCGCGACCATGCGCTGA
- a CDS encoding bifunctional nuclease family protein — protein sequence MRQVEVMGVRVEMPTNKPIVILREADGGRCVPIWIGAPEAAAIAHVMEGVEPPRPLTHDLLLTVMETLGGRLSHVDIVSMTEGVFYAELVLANGTRIDARSSDAIALALRSGCAVYVDDSILEEIGITMDVEEDEVERFREFLDNVSAEDFEDAEGGTEESGGTTGENP from the coding sequence GTGAGACAGGTCGAGGTGATGGGCGTCCGTGTCGAGATGCCCACGAACAAGCCGATCGTCATCCTGCGCGAGGCCGACGGAGGTCGGTGCGTGCCGATCTGGATCGGGGCTCCCGAGGCTGCCGCCATCGCACACGTGATGGAAGGCGTCGAGCCGCCGCGACCCCTGACCCATGACCTGTTGCTCACCGTGATGGAAACTCTCGGTGGCCGCCTGTCGCACGTCGACATCGTCTCGATGACCGAGGGTGTGTTCTACGCCGAGCTGGTGTTGGCCAATGGCACCCGCATCGACGCGCGCAGTTCCGACGCGATCGCACTGGCGCTGCGGTCCGGTTGCGCGGTCTACGTCGACGATTCGATCCTGGAGGAGATCGGCATCACGATGGATGTCGAGGAGGACGAGGTCGAGCGGTTCCGGGAGTTCCTGGACAACGTTTCCGCGGAGGATTTCGAGGACGCCGAGGGCGGAACCGAAGAATCCGGCGGAACGACGGGCGAGAATCCTTAA
- a CDS encoding MerR family transcriptional regulator: MARADVQPEGSPAPAPLEAPVTDGIDLPDDDQLGYRGPAACRASGVTYRQLDYWARTGLVEPSVRNPSGSGNHRLYSFRDILVLKVVKRLLDTGVSLQQIRIAVAALRDHGVDDLATITLMSDGASVYECTSDDQVIDLMRGGQGVFGIALGSVWREVEGTLSELPSERPGAEEIAEHPGDELRSRRERRKAV, encoded by the coding sequence ATGGCACGCGCTGATGTGCAGCCCGAAGGCTCCCCGGCTCCGGCCCCGCTCGAGGCGCCGGTCACCGACGGCATCGACCTGCCGGACGACGACCAGCTGGGCTACCGCGGACCCGCGGCCTGCCGCGCCTCCGGCGTGACCTACCGCCAGCTCGACTACTGGGCCCGCACCGGCTTGGTCGAGCCCTCGGTGCGCAACCCGAGCGGTTCGGGCAACCACCGTCTCTACAGCTTTCGCGACATCCTCGTGCTGAAGGTGGTCAAGCGACTGCTCGACACCGGCGTCTCGCTGCAGCAGATCCGCATCGCGGTGGCCGCCCTGCGCGACCACGGCGTCGACGACCTCGCGACCATCACCCTGATGTCCGACGGTGCGAGCGTCTACGAGTGCACCTCCGACGACCAGGTGATCGACCTCATGCGCGGCGGCCAGGGCGTCTTCGGCATCGCACTCGGTTCGGTCTGGCGCGAGGTGGAGGGCACGCTGTCCGAGCTGCCCTCGGAGCGCCCCGGAGCCGAGGAGATCGCCGAACACCCCGGCGACGAACTCCGCAGCCGCCGCGAGCGTCGCAAGGCCGTCTGA
- a CDS encoding AAA family ATPase: MRLHHLQIRAFGPFGGTEAIDFDALGAHGLFLMHGATGSGKTTVLDAVCFALFAAVPGARRSQTERLVSDHAQPGTSPEVRLEFTVAQRRLRITRSPKHLVTKKRGHGQTPRQAKVLLEERLAGRWTALSTRADETAEILDDLIGLGLDQFAQVVLLPQGEFAAFLRAKADDRAALLQRLFDISRFADLETWLADRRRTVRAQVTENDRAIHTSVVRAEESLVDLAPQIEQWRGLPVDALPAAVTEAAAATSTRLSEAMALTERTATALDAAVRTHEQADALLGLQRKGAAAAATWAQWEAQDDERASAEGVLAAHRRAARVMPSVRAAERAAVRHRTAGETAAPVRASLEAAGIADPDQGTRLLADGREPLSQALEADRGARLAEQQLPARNTAVETARTAVGTLATTRTRLDERLVVLTTTITTARQTSQGAADLQHRKALLDEWRGSTATLRDAERRDARAVERVTETARRYAEAEAEVIDLRTRRLAGFAGELALGLRPGAPCPVCGSAEHPRPASSAAGVGADDVAAAEQVARSAADAHRAAEREQTAARTTVVALAERQASLAEQWAALTGASLEPSNLTTLQSDLATQLDDVARARQVLAAAEQEHAALEARRLDLEQEQRRSEQAVLQATAERDSLRQALQDAVDRRAEALSRHREVCACARPSADTAADHPTDDPALAHRRHRDLEQLLERWTTVSHQVAATQQSLAEARTELDRQLEDEGFSGVEQARAALLSTAAEAELVAQLRSARDAAQQARGVLDQPDVVAAMAADPADPAGALALRREAQSADRQAREQFAGAKRAAASLERLAADVDRLLAESRADRESLPVLDRVADLTTGAGDNQLRMRLSAYVLAARLEQVTTLANHQLEVMSAGRYRLEHTDAKAKGGARSGLGLHVRDSWTGTARDTATLSGGETFMVSLALALALGEAVLHDAGGRPLETLLVDEGFGSLDDESLELVMQVLDDLRSGGRTVGIVSHVSELRSRVPAQIRVHKTEQGSRVEVHVGDASSAA, from the coding sequence GTGAGGCTGCACCACCTGCAGATCCGGGCCTTCGGTCCGTTCGGTGGCACCGAGGCGATCGACTTCGACGCGCTCGGCGCCCACGGGCTGTTTCTGATGCACGGCGCCACCGGCAGCGGCAAGACCACCGTGCTCGACGCCGTCTGCTTCGCGCTGTTCGCCGCGGTGCCGGGAGCCCGACGCAGCCAGACCGAGCGACTGGTGAGCGACCACGCGCAGCCGGGCACCTCCCCCGAAGTGCGGCTCGAGTTCACCGTCGCCCAGCGCCGGCTGCGCATCACCCGCTCCCCCAAACACCTCGTCACCAAGAAGCGCGGACACGGGCAGACTCCCCGCCAGGCGAAGGTGTTGCTCGAGGAGCGCCTCGCCGGACGGTGGACGGCGCTGAGCACCCGCGCCGACGAGACCGCCGAGATTCTCGACGACCTCATCGGGCTCGGCCTCGACCAGTTCGCGCAGGTGGTGCTGCTGCCGCAGGGCGAGTTCGCTGCGTTCCTGCGCGCCAAGGCCGACGACCGCGCCGCGCTGCTGCAGCGGCTGTTCGACATCTCGCGGTTCGCCGACCTCGAGACCTGGCTCGCCGATCGCCGGCGCACGGTGCGCGCGCAGGTCACCGAGAACGACCGGGCGATCCACACCTCGGTGGTGCGCGCCGAGGAGTCGTTGGTCGATCTCGCCCCGCAGATCGAACAATGGCGCGGTCTGCCGGTCGACGCCCTGCCCGCGGCCGTCACCGAGGCCGCGGCCGCAACGTCCACCCGGTTGTCGGAGGCGATGGCGCTCACCGAACGCACCGCGACCGCGCTCGACGCGGCAGTGCGCACCCACGAGCAGGCCGACGCACTGCTCGGGCTGCAACGCAAGGGCGCGGCGGCCGCGGCCACCTGGGCCCAATGGGAGGCCCAGGACGACGAGCGGGCGTCGGCCGAGGGCGTGCTCGCCGCCCATCGGCGGGCCGCCCGTGTCATGCCCTCAGTGCGCGCGGCCGAGCGCGCCGCCGTCCGTCACCGCACGGCCGGTGAGACCGCCGCGCCGGTGCGGGCCTCGCTGGAGGCGGCCGGCATCGCCGACCCCGACCAGGGCACCCGACTGCTGGCCGACGGGCGTGAACCGTTGAGCCAGGCGCTCGAGGCCGACCGCGGCGCCCGGTTGGCCGAGCAGCAACTCCCGGCCAGGAACACCGCGGTCGAGACCGCCCGCACGGCCGTCGGCACCCTGGCGACCACCCGCACACGGCTCGACGAACGCCTGGTCGTGCTGACGACCACGATCACGACAGCGCGGCAGACCAGTCAGGGCGCGGCAGACCTGCAGCACCGCAAGGCGCTGCTCGACGAATGGCGGGGCAGCACCGCCACACTGCGCGACGCCGAACGCCGCGACGCCCGCGCCGTCGAGCGCGTCACCGAGACCGCGCGCCGGTACGCCGAGGCCGAGGCCGAGGTCATCGACCTGCGCACCCGCCGCCTGGCCGGTTTCGCCGGCGAGCTCGCGCTCGGTCTGCGGCCAGGCGCGCCCTGCCCGGTGTGCGGTTCGGCCGAACATCCGCGTCCAGCGTCGTCCGCAGCAGGCGTGGGCGCCGACGATGTCGCCGCCGCCGAGCAGGTAGCGCGCAGCGCCGCCGACGCTCACCGCGCGGCCGAGCGTGAGCAGACCGCGGCGCGGACGACGGTCGTCGCGCTCGCCGAACGCCAGGCGTCCCTGGCCGAACAGTGGGCGGCGCTCACCGGAGCGAGCCTCGAACCGTCGAACCTCACCACCCTGCAGTCCGATCTCGCGACGCAACTCGACGACGTCGCCCGCGCCCGCCAGGTGCTGGCCGCCGCCGAGCAGGAGCACGCTGCGCTCGAGGCCCGCCGGCTCGACCTCGAGCAGGAGCAGCGCCGGTCGGAGCAAGCGGTCCTGCAGGCCACCGCCGAGCGCGACAGCCTGCGGCAGGCGCTGCAGGACGCGGTCGACCGTCGCGCCGAAGCGCTGAGCCGCCACCGCGAGGTCTGCGCCTGCGCGCGCCCGAGCGCCGACACCGCAGCCGATCACCCTACCGACGACCCGGCGCTCGCGCACCGCCGGCACCGCGACCTCGAACAACTCCTCGAGCGGTGGACGACCGTGTCACACCAGGTCGCAGCGACACAGCAGTCGCTGGCCGAAGCCCGCACCGAGCTTGACCGTCAACTGGAGGATGAAGGATTCTCCGGCGTCGAACAGGCCCGGGCTGCCCTGCTGTCGACGGCCGCCGAAGCCGAACTCGTCGCGCAGTTGCGCTCGGCGCGTGACGCCGCGCAGCAGGCCCGCGGGGTGCTCGACCAACCCGACGTCGTGGCCGCGATGGCCGCCGACCCGGCCGACCCCGCGGGTGCGTTGGCGCTGCGCCGGGAGGCACAGTCGGCCGACCGGCAGGCCCGCGAGCAGTTCGCCGGTGCGAAGCGTGCAGCCGCCAGCTTGGAACGTCTCGCGGCCGACGTCGACCGCCTCCTGGCCGAATCACGGGCCGACCGCGAGTCGTTGCCGGTGCTCGACCGGGTGGCCGACCTCACCACCGGCGCCGGCGACAACCAGCTGCGGATGCGACTGTCCGCCTATGTGCTGGCGGCCCGGCTCGAGCAGGTCACCACCCTGGCCAATCACCAACTCGAGGTGATGTCGGCCGGTCGTTACCGCCTCGAACACACCGACGCCAAGGCGAAGGGCGGTGCCCGCAGCGGCCTCGGCCTTCATGTGCGCGATTCCTGGACCGGCACCGCCCGCGACACCGCCACTCTCTCCGGCGGCGAGACCTTCATGGTGTCGCTCGCTCTGGCGCTCGCGCTCGGCGAAGCCGTCCTGCACGACGCGGGCGGCCGTCCGCTGGAGACCCTGCTGGTCGACGAGGGCTTCGGCAGCCTCGACGACGAGTCGCTCGAACTCGTGATGCAGGTGCTCGACGACCTACGGTCCGGCGGGCGCACGGTCGGCATCGTCAGCCACGTGAGCGAGCTACGCAGCCGGGTGCCGGCGCAGATCCGCGTCCACAAGACAGAACAAGGGTCACGCGTCGAGGTGCATGTCGGCGATGCGTCGTCGGCCGCCTGA